A part of Cannabis sativa cultivar Pink pepper isolate KNU-18-1 chromosome 6, ASM2916894v1, whole genome shotgun sequence genomic DNA contains:
- the LOC115724759 gene encoding peroxidase 45, whose amino-acid sequence MIKMTSPRSFILALPAIVLVLALFMTTVTAQSKLSTNFYKNSCPNVESLVRSAVNNKFRQTFVTAPATLRLFFHDCFVRGCDASVMLSSPNGNAEKDHPDNLSLAGDGFDTVIKAKAAVDRDSRCRNKVSCADILALATRDVVVLTGGQSYSVELGRRDGRISTKASVQRQLPHPNFNLNQLNSMFASHGLTQKDMIALSGAHSIGFSHCSKMSNRIYNFSPRTGRTIDPTLNRNYALQLRQMCPRNVDPRIAINMDPTTPRTFDNAYYKNLQQGKGLFTSDQILFTDNRSKSVVNSFASSPAAFNKAFADAMTKLGRVGVLTGTQGEIRKDCTRPN is encoded by the exons atgatCAAAATGACAAGTCCTAGAAGCTTCATTCTTGCTCTTCCGGCCATTGTTCTTGTTCTGGCGTTGTTTATGACAACAGTTACAGCTCAATCAAAGCTTAGCACGAACTTCTACAAAAACTCATGTCCAAATGTGGAATCTTTAGTCCGATCGGCCGTCAACAACAAATTCCGACAGACATTTGTCACTGCTCCAGCCACCCTTCGACTCTTTTTCCACGACTGCTTTGTTCGG GGGTGTGATGCTTCGGTTATGCTTTCATCACCAAATGGAAACGCAGAGAAGGATCACCCAGACAATCTTTCTCTAGCTGGAGATGGATTTGACACTGTCATTAAAGCCAAGGCAGCTGTTGACAGAGACTCTCGTTGCAGGAACAAAGTCTCATGCGCTGATATCCTAGCTCTTGCCACCAGAGATGTCGTCgtcttg ACTGGAGGGCAATCTTATTCAGTAGAATTGGGAAGACGAGATGGGAGGATTTCAACCAAGGCGAGCGTTCAAAGGCAGCTTCCTCACCCAAACTTTAACTTGAACCAACTCAATTCCATGTTTGCCTCTCATGGTCTTACCCAAAAAGATATGATTGCATTATCAG gtgccCACTCGATTGGTTTCTCTCATTGTAGTAAAATGTCAAACCGAATTTACAACTTCAGCCCGAGAACTGGGAGGACTATTGACCCAACACTCAACAGAAATTACGCTTTACAACTGAGACAAATGTGCCCTAGAAATGTGGACCCTAGAATCGCCATTAACATGGACCCCACAACCCCAAGGACGTTCGATAATGCTTACTACAAAAACCTTCAGCAAGGAAAAGGGCTCTTCACTTCTGATCAAATTTTGTTTACAGACAACAGATCAAAGTCTGTTGTAAACAGCTTCGCTTCCAGCCCTGCAGCATTCAACAAGGCCTTCGCTGATGCCATGACCAAGCTCGGCAGAGTTGGTGTTCTTACTGGTACACAAGGAGAAATTCGAAAGGATTGCACGCGTCCCAActaa